From the Candidatus Zixiibacteriota bacterium genome, one window contains:
- a CDS encoding DUF4340 domain-containing protein has product MSENRKTIIFGGVALVLLILAIISSPGRITPEAFQDQGDEFFPAFKDPNEATTLEVVEYDAVNGTTKPFKVTFDGSRWTIPSHHNYPADAKERLARTAAGIIDIKKDEYRTDNVSEHVACGVVDPLDATAGTAGRGKRVTMRGEGGNVLADFIIGHSIEGRPNYSFVRVPGQNRVYVAKVDADLSTRFEDWIDTDLLRLEKRKIQQLVLRDYSINEATGSVDNRDNVVLSKREMGWIANNLSKGQSVDSASVDHLLNSLVALSIVGVRPKPEGLSASLKVRDVEKPLTQADVTSLQDKGFYLTRDGQLLSNEGELQIFTADGLAYTLRFGEVVYGSGLEVSAGTNDESAGDKKGGENRYLFITVDFNPGYFREPEKPTDTSFVKRPEKEWSTADWENKRRKDEHELWQRKMTEGQQIAADLSNRFADWYYVISSDSYDKVHLNRAALVVTR; this is encoded by the coding sequence ATGAGTGAGAATAGAAAGACGATCATCTTCGGCGGGGTGGCTCTTGTTCTTCTGATTCTGGCAATCATATCATCGCCCGGACGGATAACACCGGAGGCTTTTCAGGATCAGGGGGACGAGTTCTTCCCGGCCTTCAAGGACCCCAACGAGGCTACCACGCTCGAAGTGGTGGAGTATGACGCTGTCAACGGCACGACCAAACCGTTCAAGGTGACATTTGACGGGAGCCGTTGGACGATACCATCGCACCACAACTATCCCGCCGACGCCAAGGAGCGCCTGGCGCGAACGGCTGCCGGGATAATAGATATCAAGAAAGACGAGTACCGCACGGACAATGTTTCCGAGCATGTGGCGTGCGGTGTCGTGGATCCGCTGGACGCAACGGCCGGTACGGCAGGACGCGGCAAGCGGGTGACAATGAGAGGCGAGGGCGGCAATGTGCTGGCTGATTTCATCATCGGGCACAGTATCGAGGGTCGCCCGAATTACAGCTTCGTCCGTGTGCCGGGACAGAACCGGGTTTATGTTGCTAAAGTCGATGCGGACCTGTCGACACGGTTCGAGGACTGGATTGATACCGATCTGCTCCGGCTGGAGAAACGTAAAATACAACAGCTCGTGCTAAGAGACTACTCTATTAATGAAGCGACCGGCAGCGTTGACAACCGCGATAACGTGGTGTTGAGCAAACGCGAGATGGGATGGATCGCGAACAATTTGAGCAAAGGTCAGTCGGTCGACTCGGCATCGGTGGATCACCTTTTGAATTCGCTGGTGGCGCTGAGTATCGTAGGGGTGCGTCCCAAGCCCGAAGGACTGTCGGCCAGTTTGAAGGTGCGAGATGTGGAGAAGCCGCTGACACAGGCCGATGTTACCTCGCTGCAGGATAAAGGCTTCTATCTAACCCGTGACGGTCAACTGCTTTCGAACGAGGGGGAGCTTCAAATTTTCACCGCCGACGGATTGGCTTATACGCTGAGGTTCGGCGAAGTGGTGTATGGTTCGGGACTGGAGGTCTCGGCCGGTACTAATGACGAGTCTGCCGGAGACAAAAAGGGCGGGGAGAATAGATACCTGTTTATCACGGTGGATTTCAATCCGGGTTATTTCCGGGAGCCGGAAAAACCGACCGACACTTCATTCGTAAAACGTCCGGAGAAAGAATGGTCAACGGCCGACTGGGAGAATAAACGTCGCAAGGACGAGCATGAACTCTGGCAGCGCAAGATGACCGAGGGTCAGCAGATAGCAGCTGACCTGAGCAACCGGTTTGCCGATTGGTACTACGTGATATCATCGGACAGCTACGATAAGGTACATCTTAACCGGGCGGCTCTGGTCGTGACCCGATAG
- a CDS encoding carboxypeptidase regulatory-like domain-containing protein — MRRWVILRNITAATIVVVISVLLISTGHAESSGTITGVIIDAGSGVRVSGASVMLVGTNRGVLSDSEGRFSLEGVTPGYHEISITHKDYHSTKVPVNANTTNAGPGEWLLLVRHGEFFAPDQNSNVDGNPCAKEARDDQRGEEIHKYRLDELGAIHGRLTDADNGEPIVGAIVCLEGTARGAMTDPDGYFLILRLAPAGYTAVFTHMEYESDALQNIEVSPVKISECSFRLKKRPQGSLPIIDIRD; from the coding sequence TTGAGGAGGTGGGTTATTTTACGCAACATCACAGCAGCTACTATCGTAGTCGTCATTTCGGTGCTACTTATCAGTACGGGCCATGCCGAATCATCGGGAACGATAACCGGTGTTATCATCGATGCCGGATCAGGTGTGCGTGTTTCCGGAGCTTCGGTTATGCTGGTCGGGACCAATCGCGGGGTTCTGTCCGATTCGGAGGGCCGGTTTAGTCTCGAAGGCGTTACGCCCGGTTATCACGAGATATCAATTACCCACAAAGACTATCACAGTACGAAGGTTCCGGTTAATGCTAACACGACAAATGCTGGTCCCGGGGAGTGGTTACTGTTAGTGAGGCATGGAGAATTCTTCGCACCCGATCAGAATTCGAATGTCGACGGTAACCCGTGCGCCAAAGAAGCAAGAGATGATCAACGAGGAGAAGAAATACACAAATATCGTTTGGACGAATTGGGGGCGATACATGGTAGGCTGACAGATGCAGACAACGGCGAACCGATCGTTGGTGCGATCGTGTGCCTCGAAGGAACAGCGCGAGGAGCGATGACAGACCCAGACGGGTACTTCCTGATTCTCCGGCTGGCTCCGGCCGGCTATACCGCCGTATTCACGCACATGGAATATGAATCTGATGCGTTGCAGAACATAGAAGTAAGCCCCGTTAAGATTAGTGAATGCAGTTTCAGACTCAAGAAGAGGCCTCAAGGCAGTCTACCGATTATCGACATCCGCGATTAG
- a CDS encoding NAD(P)-dependent oxidoreductase, whose translation MQGKRVLVTGGAGFLGYHLAMNLPRRGISFLALNDIAPFLEAEYSDDMLLVNQDVRDPDGMYRLIHDNKIDIVIHCAAALPLWPKSEIYTTNIDGVRNTLEQAQKCNVERVIFISSTAVYGVPEKHPLVEDDPLIGVGAYGESKIAGEGICEEFRAKGMCVPVIRPKTFIGTARLGVFQILYDWVDSGKRIPIIGKGENLYQLLEVSDLIEAITLAASAPREIVNDTFNVGAQMYDKVKLDVGALCDFAGNGSRVMPTPARLVKGALAVFEFMKISPLYKWVYGTADKDSYVSTEKIEQKLGWKSNYSNQDALITSHKWYLEHKDELEHQKAGVTHRVGWDQGILKLFKRWL comes from the coding sequence ATGCAAGGTAAACGAGTACTGGTCACTGGCGGCGCCGGATTTCTGGGCTATCACCTCGCCATGAATCTTCCCCGGCGAGGGATATCTTTCCTGGCCCTCAACGATATCGCCCCGTTTCTGGAAGCTGAATATTCCGATGATATGCTGCTGGTAAATCAGGATGTCCGCGACCCCGATGGCATGTATCGCCTCATCCACGACAACAAAATTGACATTGTAATCCATTGCGCCGCGGCCCTTCCCCTCTGGCCGAAAAGCGAAATCTATACGACCAACATCGATGGCGTCCGCAACACGCTCGAACAAGCCCAGAAATGCAATGTCGAACGAGTCATCTTCATCAGCTCGACCGCCGTCTATGGCGTTCCGGAGAAACACCCCCTTGTCGAAGACGACCCTCTCATCGGCGTAGGCGCCTATGGTGAAAGCAAGATTGCCGGCGAAGGCATCTGTGAGGAATTTCGCGCCAAAGGAATGTGCGTTCCGGTAATTCGTCCGAAAACGTTCATCGGCACCGCCCGTCTTGGCGTCTTCCAGATTCTCTACGACTGGGTCGACTCCGGCAAACGCATCCCCATCATCGGAAAAGGGGAGAATCTCTATCAGTTGCTTGAGGTAAGTGATCTGATTGAGGCCATCACTCTGGCCGCGTCCGCCCCTCGTGAAATCGTCAACGACACTTTCAATGTCGGCGCGCAGATGTATGATAAAGTCAAACTCGATGTCGGCGCGCTATGCGATTTCGCCGGTAACGGCTCGAGAGTTATGCCCACGCCGGCCAGGTTGGTTAAAGGCGCTCTGGCGGTGTTCGAGTTCATGAAAATCTCCCCGCTATACAAATGGGTGTATGGAACCGCCGACAAAGACTCCTATGTCTCTACGGAAAAGATCGAACAGAAACTCGGATGGAAATCCAACTACTCCAACCAGGATGCTTTGATTACCTCTCACAAATGGTATCTCGAGCACAAGGATGAGCTGGAGCACCAGAAGGCGGGCGTCACACACCGGGTAGGATGGGATCAGGGCATTCTCAAGTTGTTCAAGCGCTGGTTATAG
- a CDS encoding M14 metallopeptidase family protein → MSRYSHLIAVVAFVFTMILAAGLSSSTHPSYSDQVPVDTVPFYPDGTYDQSVPKPNDYLAHPIGEWPLRYNELVDYIEALAAGSDRVIVEKHGKTYEGRDLYAIIIGLPEYIADIETIREKTARLASANLNSSVELDALLADLPATAWMGYGIHGDEVSGVDGAVQLAYQLAAGTDSATMHLLRNVVVIIDPTQNPDGRERYMSMLLTYRSHVPNYDREAQQHGGVWPWGRGNHYLFDMNRDWVVVTQPETEGRLSTLLKWNPQLMVDGHEMGSSDNFLFSPPRQPVNYNTPQSVFKWWEVVSRDQAQAFDKRGWPYYVKEWHEHWYPGYGSSWLTFSGGIGVLYEQAGVDGSMVRQPNGYVLTYHEAVNHQFTSSLANLHTLANNRTEILRDYYNTRRDIIRQGEKSGLTYLFAPIKDDLKMNRFIESLLKQGIKVEKATADFTVRGVRDIMLNEHASQKFPAGTYIVRTSQIQGGLAKAILEFDPHLKLDFLKEERRELEKYDETRMYEVSAWSVPVAYNLDAYETTTMFSVATEPVTAIEPKVGKLYNPDAQFGFVIDMVGERTYLMLNKLFGKELVIYASEKRFTVEGRSFNAGALVVRKRGNVENLPAILEKMAAEIGLDIYGVNTGLATEGSYLGAPTFRLLIGPKVALLTGMPLDFSDFGAIWYAIDRELAIPHSLIQLSELAWHDLAKFNVIVIPSAWGQALGHYMGKEGASALAKWVEDGGTLICTGNAAIWAADSSNNLSQVRLKCDMLDKLGEYKELTDREIRAEAPTVDTMALWHPDKVAPLESKDEKQPPASKEELKKIDEWQRRFFPRGTILRVDLDTEDWLAFGMTKSVPAIVYTRSALMAGEDVKTVGRFSVDETKLRLSGLLWPEARQRWAGTAYLTREYKGGGQIIMFLGTPNLRAYFQGTRQMLANAILYGPGMGSWSGGPYEQKD, encoded by the coding sequence ATGTCGCGCTATTCTCACCTTATTGCCGTCGTCGCATTCGTCTTTACGATGATACTGGCGGCCGGTCTCTCATCGTCTACCCATCCTTCGTACTCCGACCAGGTGCCGGTAGACACCGTACCATTTTATCCCGATGGAACCTACGATCAGTCTGTTCCCAAACCCAACGACTATCTCGCCCACCCGATAGGCGAGTGGCCTCTTCGGTATAACGAGCTGGTCGACTATATCGAAGCCCTGGCCGCGGGGTCGGACCGGGTTATTGTCGAAAAACACGGCAAGACTTACGAAGGCCGCGACCTCTATGCCATAATCATCGGCCTGCCCGAATACATCGCAGATATCGAGACCATCCGCGAGAAAACCGCGCGACTCGCCTCGGCCAATCTCAATTCATCGGTTGAACTCGACGCCTTGCTTGCCGACCTTCCCGCCACCGCCTGGATGGGCTACGGCATTCACGGCGACGAGGTCTCCGGCGTTGACGGAGCAGTACAACTCGCCTATCAATTGGCTGCCGGAACCGACTCCGCCACGATGCACCTTCTGAGGAATGTCGTTGTCATTATCGACCCGACTCAGAACCCCGATGGTCGCGAGCGGTATATGTCGATGCTCTTAACCTACCGTAGCCATGTCCCCAACTACGATCGCGAGGCCCAGCAGCACGGTGGCGTGTGGCCGTGGGGACGAGGCAATCACTATCTTTTCGATATGAACCGCGATTGGGTTGTCGTGACACAGCCGGAAACGGAAGGAAGACTTTCGACACTCCTTAAATGGAATCCGCAGCTTATGGTTGATGGTCACGAGATGGGCTCCAGTGACAATTTCCTGTTCTCTCCGCCCCGCCAGCCGGTCAACTACAATACCCCGCAGAGTGTATTCAAATGGTGGGAGGTCGTCAGCAGAGATCAAGCCCAGGCGTTCGACAAACGCGGCTGGCCGTATTACGTCAAAGAGTGGCACGAGCACTGGTACCCTGGCTACGGGTCGAGCTGGCTCACTTTCTCAGGCGGTATCGGCGTACTCTACGAGCAGGCGGGTGTCGACGGCAGCATGGTGCGCCAGCCCAACGGCTACGTTCTGACATACCACGAAGCCGTCAACCACCAGTTCACATCGTCGCTGGCGAATCTGCACACTCTGGCCAACAACCGCACGGAAATTCTGCGCGATTATTATAACACTCGCCGCGATATTATCCGCCAGGGGGAAAAAAGCGGTCTTACTTATCTGTTCGCCCCGATTAAGGACGACCTCAAGATGAACCGCTTCATCGAGTCGCTGCTCAAGCAGGGGATCAAAGTCGAAAAGGCCACCGCCGATTTCACCGTCCGCGGCGTTCGGGATATCATGCTCAACGAACACGCGTCGCAAAAATTCCCGGCGGGCACTTATATCGTGAGAACCTCTCAAATTCAGGGAGGACTGGCCAAAGCCATCCTCGAATTCGACCCGCATCTCAAGCTCGATTTCTTGAAAGAAGAACGACGGGAACTTGAGAAATACGATGAGACGAGGATGTACGAAGTTTCGGCGTGGTCGGTTCCGGTGGCGTACAATCTCGATGCCTACGAAACGACCACCATGTTCTCGGTCGCGACCGAACCGGTTACGGCGATCGAGCCGAAAGTCGGAAAGCTTTACAACCCCGATGCCCAGTTTGGTTTCGTTATCGACATGGTCGGCGAGCGAACCTACCTGATGCTCAACAAGCTCTTCGGTAAGGAGCTTGTAATCTACGCCTCGGAAAAGCGGTTCACGGTTGAAGGCCGCTCTTTCAATGCCGGAGCTCTTGTCGTCCGCAAGCGTGGCAATGTCGAGAACCTTCCGGCGATTCTCGAAAAAATGGCTGCTGAAATCGGCCTCGATATATACGGCGTCAATACCGGACTGGCAACCGAGGGTTCATATCTCGGCGCACCTACATTTCGACTGTTAATAGGCCCGAAAGTCGCCTTGCTCACCGGCATGCCACTGGACTTCTCCGATTTCGGAGCCATCTGGTACGCTATCGACAGAGAACTCGCCATTCCGCATTCTCTCATTCAACTCAGCGAACTGGCCTGGCACGACCTCGCCAAATTCAATGTAATCGTCATTCCATCCGCCTGGGGACAGGCACTCGGACATTACATGGGCAAGGAAGGCGCTTCGGCGCTGGCAAAATGGGTTGAGGACGGCGGCACTCTCATATGCACGGGCAACGCGGCGATATGGGCCGCCGACTCGAGCAACAATCTCAGTCAGGTCCGGCTGAAATGCGATATGCTCGATAAACTGGGCGAATACAAAGAACTGACAGACAGAGAAATTCGCGCCGAGGCGCCGACCGTCGATACGATGGCGCTGTGGCACCCGGATAAAGTCGCCCCGTTAGAGTCGAAAGATGAAAAACAGCCGCCAGCTTCCAAAGAGGAGCTTAAGAAAATCGACGAATGGCAGAGGAGATTCTTCCCTCGCGGAACCATCCTCAGGGTCGATCTTGACACCGAGGACTGGCTCGCGTTCGGTATGACCAAAAGTGTCCCGGCTATTGTATACACCCGCTCCGCTTTGATGGCGGGAGAGGATGTAAAAACTGTCGGGCGGTTCAGTGTCGATGAAACCAAGCTTCGGCTGTCGGGTTTGCTGTGGCCGGAGGCTCGCCAGCGCTGGGCAGGCACCGCATACCTGACCAGAGAGTACAAAGGCGGGGGACAGATTATCATGTTCCTCGGCACGCCGAACCTGCGCGCCTATTTTCAGGGCACACGCCAGATGTTGGCCAATGCTATCCTGTACGGGCCCGGCATGGGAAGCTGGTCAGGCGGACCGTACGAACAGAAGGATTAG
- a CDS encoding AI-2E family transporter — protein sequence MKREYILVSLFFLIAAIVFYLFYQLIVPFFAPMAWAGVFAIIFFPLYEKILSKVKSKGLASLLMCIIIIVLIIGPIAYLAVALVGEAASAVAKVNAMIKSGELEQLLAFNFPLADTIKEKLSPYYDLSKINLDQMIKQSIESISGVILNQTSWLITNTTRLVFYFALMIFTMYYFFKDGELIINKTKRLMPLTPNQINVTFRQLHDVIQATMYGGVVVALIQGLIGGILFAIVGIPSAVFWGAIMAFLSIIPFVGAFIVYIPAGIILIIGGSYIKGIIVIAVGTVVISQVDNVLRPILISGRTSMHPLLLFFTILGGIYLFGLLGVVLGPLIAAVFVTLLKIFEFKLHPEEETALSRELEM from the coding sequence ATGAAACGTGAATACATTCTGGTTTCGCTGTTCTTTCTGATAGCGGCAATCGTATTCTATCTGTTCTATCAACTGATAGTGCCGTTCTTCGCGCCGATGGCATGGGCAGGTGTATTCGCGATCATATTTTTCCCTCTCTACGAAAAGATTCTGTCCAAAGTAAAATCGAAAGGGCTCGCATCGCTTCTCATGTGCATCATCATCATTGTTTTGATCATCGGCCCCATCGCCTATCTGGCGGTTGCCCTCGTCGGCGAAGCTGCCAGTGCCGTAGCCAAAGTAAACGCCATGATCAAAAGTGGTGAACTCGAGCAGCTTCTTGCGTTCAATTTCCCCCTCGCCGACACTATCAAAGAGAAACTCTCCCCCTACTATGACCTGTCCAAAATCAATCTCGACCAGATGATCAAGCAATCCATCGAAAGCATAAGCGGCGTCATTCTCAACCAGACCAGCTGGCTTATCACCAACACCACGCGGCTTGTGTTTTACTTCGCCCTGATGATTTTCACGATGTATTATTTCTTCAAGGATGGTGAGTTGATCATAAACAAGACCAAACGCCTCATGCCCCTCACACCCAACCAGATCAATGTCACTTTCCGGCAGCTTCACGATGTCATCCAGGCCACGATGTATGGAGGCGTGGTGGTTGCCCTCATTCAGGGGCTCATCGGCGGCATTCTGTTCGCTATCGTTGGCATCCCATCAGCCGTCTTCTGGGGAGCGATCATGGCTTTTCTCTCCATTATCCCGTTCGTGGGCGCCTTTATTGTTTATATCCCCGCCGGTATCATCCTCATCATCGGCGGTTCATATATTAAGGGGATTATCGTCATTGCCGTAGGCACGGTCGTGATCAGCCAGGTCGACAATGTTCTTCGCCCGATTTTGATCTCCGGCCGCACCTCCATGCACCCGCTGCTGCTGTTTTTCACCATACTCGGCGGCATTTATTTATTCGGCCTGCTCGGAGTCGTCCTCGGACCGCTCATCGCCGCTGTCTTCGTGACTCTTCTTAAAATCTTCGAGTTCAAACTCCATCCTGAAGAAGAGACCGCCCTCTCCCGGGAACTGGAAATGTAG
- a CDS encoding cupin domain-containing protein, whose protein sequence is MAVIKYGKMNLKPIRMDKADKVSKAIVIGKDEGWDGYAMRVFSIKPGGFTPKHQHDWEHVNYIIKGKGKLELNGEMSEVVENDFAFVPPNAEHQFSNPYDEPFEFICIVPNRGEY, encoded by the coding sequence ATGGCGGTTATAAAATACGGGAAGATGAATCTCAAGCCGATCCGGATGGATAAAGCTGATAAAGTCTCCAAGGCAATCGTGATCGGCAAAGATGAGGGCTGGGATGGTTACGCGATGCGTGTGTTCAGCATCAAACCGGGAGGATTCACCCCCAAGCATCAGCACGACTGGGAGCACGTCAACTACATAATTAAGGGGAAGGGGAAGCTGGAACTCAACGGTGAAATGAGCGAAGTTGTCGAGAATGACTTTGCGTTCGTCCCACCGAACGCGGAGCATCAGTTTTCCAACCCCTACGACGAGCCATTCGAATTTATCTGTATCGTTCCCAATCGTGGGGAGTACTGA
- a CDS encoding superoxide dismutase, producing MKHTLPKLQYNYNALEPFIDEQTMTIHHTKHHQAYVDKLNAALGQHSGAPDKSAVELVSDLSSVPESIRAAVRNNGGGHVNHTFFWEILRKDVKAKGEVIDAINDKFDGFDNFKTQFSNAAANQFGSGWGWLVLNNGELEIMATPNQDSPLSVGKTPILGIDVWEHAYYLKYQNRRPEYISAFFNVINWEKVNELYQQAKKSAVAA from the coding sequence ATGAAACATACCTTACCGAAATTACAGTACAATTACAACGCCCTGGAGCCGTTCATCGACGAACAGACGATGACCATCCACCACACCAAACATCACCAGGCCTATGTCGACAAGCTCAATGCCGCCCTGGGCCAGCACTCGGGCGCGCCCGACAAATCGGCCGTAGAGCTTGTCAGCGACCTGTCCTCCGTGCCGGAATCTATCCGCGCAGCCGTCCGTAACAACGGCGGCGGCCACGTCAACCATACTTTCTTCTGGGAGATCCTCCGCAAAGACGTAAAGGCCAAAGGCGAGGTTATCGACGCTATCAACGATAAATTCGACGGCTTCGACAATTTCAAAACGCAGTTTTCCAACGCCGCCGCGAACCAGTTCGGCAGCGGCTGGGGATGGCTGGTTTTAAACAATGGCGAGCTGGAAATAATGGCTACCCCCAATCAGGATTCCCCGCTGTCGGTCGGCAAAACCCCGATATTGGGAATCGATGTCTGGGAGCACGCCTACTACCTCAAATACCAAAACCGCCGTCCGGAGTATATCTCGGCCTTCTTCAATGTCATCAACTGGGAGAAAGTGAACGAGCTGTACCAGCAGGCGAAGAAATCGGCTGTAGCCGCCTGA
- a CDS encoding O-antigen ligase family protein, whose amino-acid sequence MIIESETVDGFTDINRVVLSRYGAILLGLTVLLVGYLLIEQEFRYLYLLLFPVFFVAAVSHARFAVYQYLFLLFTNIAVETSPFGFLLVDISAVILICTAVLDFLLKGSRIGRFPALSVNFGLLLVALFVVALLGPRPFLAVHSIMRLILTTFTFLAFYRLSRYFTLMHLVKVFFWFSVIHCVIALLMSLQSGHPERVFGLAPKTLDDLTMISFPVGLALYLWLREGRTVAYLLGSGVIFVALLATQSRLAILLGGGFSFLVVAYSLGRRVTDRVKGAGESGRVSKKRTKYLIGFASVAFLAAIFSNLEFVAAVINRFSEVLRHSPGGTFSLRLLLWDAGLNAFWDNPIIGIGPGNFRFIHEFYPSMRFHPDQFRIEGLTAHNLVIHYLAETGIVGSSMLIALLINQLRKAVRYFKENIRGGQPAVAMVILISAIIFFVTAFLEAGWMWGQTSLVFAFFMAIISKAYDSMSPEA is encoded by the coding sequence ATGATTATCGAGTCCGAAACCGTCGACGGTTTCACAGATATCAACAGGGTAGTTCTCAGTCGCTACGGGGCGATTCTTCTTGGTCTTACTGTCCTTCTCGTGGGGTACCTCCTTATTGAGCAGGAGTTCAGGTATCTTTACCTGCTTCTTTTTCCGGTGTTTTTTGTTGCCGCCGTTTCACACGCTCGGTTCGCCGTCTATCAGTATCTCTTTTTGCTGTTTACCAACATAGCTGTGGAGACTTCGCCGTTCGGTTTTTTACTGGTGGATATTTCGGCGGTCATACTGATATGCACCGCGGTTTTGGATTTTCTATTGAAAGGTTCACGGATTGGCCGGTTCCCGGCCCTCAGCGTGAATTTCGGTCTGTTACTGGTGGCGCTATTTGTAGTCGCCCTGCTTGGTCCCCGTCCGTTTCTGGCTGTTCATTCCATCATGCGATTGATTCTGACCACGTTTACTTTTCTGGCGTTCTATCGCCTGTCGCGGTATTTCACTTTGATGCACCTGGTAAAGGTATTCTTCTGGTTCTCGGTAATCCATTGCGTGATAGCGTTACTGATGTCTCTTCAGTCCGGTCATCCCGAGAGAGTGTTCGGGTTGGCGCCGAAAACTCTCGATGACTTGACTATGATATCTTTTCCTGTCGGGTTGGCCTTGTATCTCTGGCTGCGCGAGGGCAGGACCGTTGCCTATTTGTTAGGCTCGGGTGTTATTTTTGTCGCTTTGCTTGCGACCCAGTCGAGACTGGCGATATTGCTGGGAGGAGGCTTCTCTTTTCTCGTTGTGGCCTATTCGCTTGGCAGGAGGGTAACAGACCGGGTGAAGGGGGCCGGAGAAAGTGGCCGGGTCAGTAAGAAAAGGACAAAGTACTTGATCGGGTTTGCGTCCGTGGCGTTTCTCGCGGCGATTTTCAGTAACCTCGAGTTTGTTGCGGCGGTCATCAACCGTTTCAGTGAAGTGTTGAGACACTCGCCGGGTGGAACTTTTAGTCTGAGGTTGCTTTTGTGGGATGCCGGGCTGAACGCCTTTTGGGACAATCCGATCATAGGAATCGGACCCGGCAATTTCCGCTTTATTCACGAATTCTATCCATCTATGCGGTTTCATCCTGACCAGTTCCGTATCGAGGGGCTTACCGCGCACAATCTTGTTATTCACTATCTGGCCGAAACCGGTATCGTGGGGTCATCGATGCTGATCGCACTTTTGATTAACCAGCTACGCAAAGCCGTTAGGTACTTCAAGGAAAATATCCGTGGGGGGCAGCCGGCAGTGGCGATGGTGATCTTAATCTCCGCCATAATATTTTTCGTAACAGCGTTTCTTGAAGCTGGCTGGATGTGGGGTCAGACGAGTCTTGTTTTTGCCTTCTTCATGGCCATCATATCAAAAGCCTACGATAGCATGAGTCCCGAAGCATAG